One Dietzia sp. JS16-p6b genomic window carries:
- a CDS encoding ABC transporter substrate-binding protein, which translates to MDRRGFLRLIAVTGAVTGAGLALGACATEDGGANGTGTGTGSGTGGDGGTVRVAAMVSPGDTLDPAAATSPGAWVGIFALYDSLVVLLDNEPVSQLAESITSNDAADVWTVRLRPDATFSDGSPVTAEDALASLVYTAASPMAGSFLAPLDTAASRTVDERTLELHLSAPRADFVEAVLAPQSGVFKDGDPDSGIGSGPFVLESGSSEDGWVFTPNPHHPGVGIDRLEVWSVPDPDARARAVVSGDVDYANDLPVTAARTVAEPARITEGGPADSKALGLILNTRVAPFDDERVRTAFKLLVDRETLVGTVLGQGAVVGEDVLGKGISGYPDELSEISRDVDRARSILAEAGVDDLTLVTSDVVPGLNDAAELLVTQAREVGLTLTLERRDPAAYFADIPGLMELPLFSLYWVNRSTATALPFTTGTAGGFNLDGFGADAAWDRRLADAAAITDDAERQAAVAALATEVSERGGQLIWGYQPFLNATTDAAGDVPSSQSAPFFGSRPD; encoded by the coding sequence ATGGATCGCCGCGGTTTCCTCCGTCTCATCGCCGTCACCGGTGCCGTCACCGGCGCCGGACTCGCCCTGGGCGCCTGCGCCACCGAGGACGGAGGCGCGAACGGGACCGGCACCGGGACCGGCTCGGGCACAGGCGGAGACGGGGGCACCGTCCGTGTGGCGGCGATGGTCTCCCCGGGGGACACGCTCGACCCCGCCGCGGCGACCTCACCGGGAGCCTGGGTGGGCATCTTCGCTCTGTACGACTCCCTGGTGGTCCTCCTCGACAACGAGCCGGTATCCCAGCTGGCCGAGTCGATCACCTCCAACGACGCGGCGGATGTGTGGACGGTCCGGCTCCGGCCCGACGCCACCTTTTCGGACGGCTCACCGGTGACCGCCGAGGACGCCCTCGCCTCGCTGGTCTACACGGCCGCGTCCCCGATGGCCGGGTCCTTCCTCGCCCCACTGGACACCGCGGCGTCCCGTACGGTCGACGAGCGCACGCTCGAGCTGCACCTCAGCGCTCCGCGCGCAGACTTCGTCGAGGCTGTCCTGGCCCCGCAGAGCGGCGTGTTCAAGGACGGCGACCCCGACTCCGGCATCGGATCGGGACCGTTCGTCCTCGAGTCCGGATCGTCCGAGGACGGGTGGGTCTTCACACCCAACCCCCACCACCCGGGCGTCGGCATCGACCGACTCGAGGTGTGGTCGGTCCCGGACCCGGATGCGCGAGCCCGGGCCGTGGTCTCCGGCGACGTCGACTACGCCAACGACCTCCCGGTGACCGCCGCGCGGACGGTGGCCGAACCGGCCCGCATCACCGAGGGAGGCCCGGCGGACTCCAAGGCGCTCGGCCTCATCCTCAACACCCGTGTCGCGCCGTTCGACGACGAGCGGGTACGGACGGCGTTCAAGCTGCTGGTCGACAGGGAGACGCTCGTCGGCACCGTCCTCGGCCAGGGCGCCGTCGTGGGCGAGGACGTCCTGGGCAAAGGCATCAGCGGCTATCCCGACGAGCTGTCCGAGATCTCCCGTGACGTCGACCGGGCACGGTCCATCCTCGCGGAGGCCGGGGTCGACGACCTGACGTTGGTGACCTCCGACGTGGTTCCCGGCCTCAACGACGCCGCCGAGCTCCTGGTCACCCAGGCCCGCGAGGTCGGACTCACCCTCACTCTGGAGCGTCGGGACCCGGCGGCCTACTTCGCCGACATCCCGGGACTCATGGAGTTGCCGCTGTTCTCCCTCTACTGGGTCAACCGTTCGACGGCCACAGCGCTACCGTTCACCACGGGTACCGCCGGCGGCTTCAACCTCGACGGATTCGGCGCCGACGCGGCGTGGGACCGGCGCCTGGCCGACGCCGCGGCCATCACCGACGACGCCGAACGGCAGGCGGCGGTCGCAGCGCTCGCCACGGAGGTGTCCGAGCGGGGGGGCCAGCTCATCTGGGGATACCAGCCGTTCCTCAACGCCACCACCGACGCCGCTGGTGACGTCCCCTCGAGCCAGTCCGCACCGTTCTTCGGGTCCCGCCCCGACTGA
- a CDS encoding NAD(P)/FAD-dependent oxidoreductase yields MSSPIPDAVEVAVIGAGPAGLTAALVLGRQKRTVVLVDSSQPRNAPATEMHMYLGLDGRSPKDLRRTGMEEVAGHPNVEIVHSTVTGIEVTGPDTPVSLATSDGRSFLAERLLVTAGVRDDVSGIPGVVERFGQGVYHCPFCHGHEVDGRRLAVLTDAPENPAQPGLQAVYLATHFSRDVTLLTNGHPVPDEIRETLARNGVGLEHRPVTELGGTDGALTVSVGDEELTFGAVFHTPREQPRDSVLGLDLETEGAHILVDWQQRTSDPRVFAAGDCARRRDDPVPLAFVARAVAAGQAAGLWIDQDLFRAQAGLG; encoded by the coding sequence ATGTCCTCACCCATCCCCGACGCAGTCGAGGTCGCCGTGATCGGAGCCGGTCCGGCCGGGCTCACGGCGGCGCTCGTCCTGGGCCGCCAGAAGCGGACGGTCGTTCTGGTCGACTCCAGCCAACCGCGCAACGCCCCCGCGACCGAGATGCACATGTATCTCGGCCTCGACGGCAGGTCCCCGAAGGACCTGCGCAGGACGGGGATGGAGGAGGTCGCCGGTCATCCCAACGTCGAGATCGTGCATTCCACCGTGACGGGCATCGAGGTGACCGGCCCCGACACACCGGTCAGTCTCGCCACCTCGGATGGCAGATCATTCCTGGCCGAACGGCTGCTCGTCACCGCCGGGGTCCGAGACGACGTGAGCGGGATCCCCGGTGTGGTGGAGCGCTTCGGACAGGGCGTCTACCACTGCCCGTTCTGCCACGGCCACGAGGTCGACGGGCGGCGACTCGCCGTCCTCACCGACGCCCCGGAGAACCCGGCCCAACCCGGACTGCAGGCGGTCTATCTGGCCACCCACTTCTCCCGCGACGTCACCCTGCTCACCAACGGTCATCCGGTCCCGGACGAGATCCGCGAGACGCTCGCGCGCAATGGCGTTGGGCTCGAGCACCGGCCCGTGACCGAGCTCGGCGGGACCGACGGCGCCCTCACGGTCTCGGTCGGCGACGAGGAGCTCACCTTCGGTGCGGTCTTCCACACCCCCCGCGAGCAACCGCGCGACTCCGTGCTGGGCCTCGATCTCGAGACCGAGGGCGCGCACATCCTGGTGGACTGGCAACAGCGCACGTCGGACCCACGCGTGTTCGCGGCCGGCGACTGCGCCCGTCGTCGCGATGACCCCGTACCGCTGGCGTTCGTGGCCCGCGCCGTCGCCGCCGGACAGGCCGCAGGATTGTGGATCGACCAGGACCTCTTCCGCGCCCAGGCCGGTCTCGGCTGA
- a CDS encoding amino acid adenylation domain-containing protein has translation MSERWGMPSSWSVVEAAVCDVLEVDSVGPGTLVDLGLNSLSAVRLQRLLVERTGVRIPLRDFVGDIDLTTLERRCAAGPVSAEKVAAEVSTAMTPADAGGQEVPDTFALTPVQGTYWVGRGDDYPLGGVSTYFYSEYEFVLPAGTDALTTVGELESAWNRVVARHPMLRAVVGRDGVGRVLDDPGAHRFEIVDLRSHPDPQAAEDEARQDLSHRRAPAHRWPVHTFAAVVRPDGSLVLCVGFDVLLIDFPGIRRVLDEWGSEHRHERSGESAEGRGVRAAPPSAVPPPALPRTEAAERDAMEFWRGRAQDLPGGPWDTTHLRADQLTPPRFRRSEGRVGSDVWEDFRVAARAWGVSPTGALAALFAAALRRFGARERFCLVTTLFDPEAREDAGVGDTTRTALLDTGHTGCAEGFVDYALRVTRNFWDAVDHSAVPASRVVGELFGPTNGIPEHPVVFTSSVGDRAGSRTDAWLGRRGFGVSQTPQVLLDAIHWEEDDALVLAWDHVVGAVDDGVVDGMRRAVQRAVEVLARDEAAWTRPGLFLDPWVRTPRPRPVAYDSGPGLHDPVLAALDADGTRRVVSQGDRVADADELASIAAWTRGELYSRGVTPGEPVLVLLGKSVEQIGIVLGITSAGAAYVPVDPAWPLTRVERIAARAGARVAVAAQGTDMPDGVTAIPAVVQRPADDAVRPGPAPVEGAGLAYTIFTSGSTGEPKGVAIEHAQARTTIDDLARRFNPGPTDVVLGLSALSFDLSVWDIFGGLSAGARLVLPERGSEADPEHWLRTIETEGVTVWNSAPALAEMLVDYAESDPERARTALGSLRLVMMSGDWIPVTLPDRLRALAPHAVVVSLGGATEASIWSVHHVIGDVHPQWPSIPYGTALDGQWFRILDGPDGEPVPIGVAGELFIGGDGVARGYLGDEEQTAERFRVHPVYGERLYRTGDEGMWLPDGTIRFLGRVDRQVKINGYRVELGEIDAALTRLDGVRAGVCSAVDGPGGGKRLVGHVALTPQSGLDQRAIRAALREALPAYMVPTAVLIHRELPVTANGKIDHKALPDPFASASSYSAASSPAPSSPASSTLDSSPPASSTPAPATSAQAEPAASRPEALASGSAGLAPELAAVVPDGVDPALEPLAAGLDSLAVVRIANLVEDLTGSRPDLEELLATPLNRILRDDPVPEPAIQSDQDAADLPAASTPAPPGHAPQVPALPAPPAPHDSGTDLLDVARAGSGVEVTIAAGDGPLGSQLLAAGRWLSRIEQAAAEEGLEAEATAGGPDHLVVLRLGRRTAPPSDRASRPSGPAQTLTPEPAIAEPPETVATSAPLTEMQVAYLVGRADPWLGRPVAPRYRTEVEVGGLDVPALERALDTIVDAHPMLSARVDDNGRQVLDTAARPRLQIEDLSVATDAEVRAERERRRAEEMSRIHDPQSGRPWLELRAVRLPAPAAEVSRWMVVLILDMLFCDVRGAEIIARDLTAAYRGDPVDRPQGAFLSWAEARAGAAQGDSALPDSSQAGAPRPRVLLPVRPPESSRFTRRRRQLDPRTTTELIRRCAVHRATLDAVLVTVFAELLATDDGHRPPVVVTVLDRPAEHRDVVGEYTSTVVLDPPEGRSTSERARAAATRLLEGVRDLGRDGSGHGNTRIREHLRSGSGTGVLPVVYSSGLTGWTGGPAACDALAQLGEPVHSISSTPQVLIDLQSFRDSDGSLLLVLDAVEDAFLDGVLDAVADVLAATVTTLADGDDRWHEPGFPSTATPGVPRRDVAELGRRRSTTIRGRLAVEGDDGDLLTVVRATVAEVLGRAPSHDELDRGFFELGMTSMDLVRFRRVLADRGHRVELAELFAHPDIRSLAAGMQAAPALSPEPIREPSPSVNPAQNPNVTPHADPDRSRPAIRPDAHDPLAQARERGRQRRRIRQETNS, from the coding sequence GTGAGCGAGAGGTGGGGCATGCCGTCGAGTTGGTCCGTGGTCGAAGCTGCTGTCTGCGACGTCCTGGAGGTCGACTCGGTGGGCCCGGGGACGCTGGTGGACCTGGGGCTGAACTCGCTCTCGGCGGTGCGGCTCCAGCGGCTGCTGGTGGAGCGCACGGGGGTGAGGATCCCCCTGCGGGACTTCGTCGGAGACATCGACCTGACGACACTCGAGCGGAGATGTGCGGCCGGGCCGGTGTCCGCGGAGAAGGTGGCCGCGGAGGTGTCGACGGCGATGACCCCCGCCGACGCGGGCGGTCAGGAGGTCCCGGATACGTTCGCTCTGACTCCCGTACAGGGCACCTATTGGGTCGGCCGGGGTGACGACTACCCGCTCGGCGGCGTCTCGACGTACTTCTACTCCGAGTACGAGTTCGTGCTGCCTGCCGGGACTGACGCCCTCACCACCGTGGGAGAGCTCGAGTCGGCGTGGAACCGCGTGGTGGCCCGCCACCCGATGCTCCGGGCGGTGGTGGGACGCGACGGCGTGGGCCGGGTGCTCGACGATCCGGGGGCCCACCGGTTCGAGATCGTGGATCTCCGCTCGCACCCCGACCCACAGGCTGCCGAGGATGAGGCGCGGCAGGACCTGTCCCACCGTCGCGCGCCCGCCCACCGATGGCCGGTGCACACGTTCGCTGCCGTAGTGCGGCCCGACGGGTCCCTGGTCCTGTGCGTGGGGTTCGATGTGTTGCTCATCGACTTCCCCGGGATACGGCGAGTGCTCGACGAGTGGGGTTCGGAACACCGGCACGAACGCTCGGGTGAGAGCGCGGAGGGCCGCGGGGTGAGGGCGGCGCCCCCGTCTGCCGTGCCCCCACCCGCCCTGCCACGCACCGAGGCCGCCGAGCGGGACGCCATGGAGTTCTGGCGCGGGAGGGCGCAGGACCTGCCGGGTGGGCCGTGGGACACCACCCACCTTCGGGCCGATCAGCTGACCCCGCCACGGTTCCGGCGGTCGGAGGGCCGGGTCGGCTCCGACGTCTGGGAGGATTTCCGCGTAGCGGCCCGGGCGTGGGGTGTCTCGCCCACGGGGGCGTTGGCGGCGTTGTTCGCGGCCGCGCTCCGGCGCTTCGGCGCCCGGGAGCGCTTCTGCCTGGTCACCACACTCTTCGACCCCGAGGCCCGCGAGGACGCGGGCGTGGGGGACACCACCCGGACCGCTCTTCTCGACACCGGTCACACGGGGTGCGCCGAGGGCTTCGTGGACTACGCCCTCCGGGTGACGCGCAACTTCTGGGACGCGGTGGACCACAGCGCGGTGCCTGCATCGCGTGTGGTCGGCGAGTTGTTCGGGCCGACGAACGGGATCCCCGAACACCCTGTCGTCTTCACCTCCTCCGTAGGGGACCGCGCCGGGTCCCGCACGGACGCCTGGCTCGGCCGACGCGGGTTCGGGGTGTCCCAGACTCCCCAGGTCCTGCTCGACGCCATCCACTGGGAGGAGGACGACGCGCTCGTCCTCGCCTGGGACCACGTGGTCGGGGCGGTCGACGACGGCGTCGTCGACGGCATGCGCCGCGCGGTCCAGAGGGCCGTCGAGGTACTGGCCCGCGACGAGGCCGCCTGGACGCGACCGGGTCTGTTTCTCGACCCCTGGGTCCGTACCCCGCGGCCGCGACCGGTGGCCTACGACTCCGGCCCGGGTCTGCACGACCCGGTGCTGGCGGCGCTGGACGCGGACGGGACGCGGCGCGTGGTCTCGCAAGGGGACCGCGTCGCGGATGCCGACGAACTCGCCTCCATCGCTGCGTGGACCCGCGGTGAGCTGTACTCCAGGGGGGTCACACCCGGGGAGCCGGTCCTCGTCCTGCTCGGCAAGTCGGTCGAACAGATCGGCATCGTCCTCGGGATCACCTCGGCCGGGGCCGCCTACGTGCCCGTGGACCCGGCATGGCCGCTCACGCGCGTGGAACGTATCGCGGCCCGAGCCGGCGCCCGGGTCGCTGTCGCCGCGCAGGGGACGGACATGCCCGACGGGGTCACGGCGATACCCGCCGTGGTCCAGCGGCCTGCGGACGATGCGGTTCGTCCCGGTCCCGCACCCGTCGAGGGGGCCGGACTTGCGTACACGATCTTCACCTCGGGCTCGACGGGAGAGCCCAAGGGCGTCGCCATCGAACACGCTCAGGCCAGGACGACGATCGACGACCTGGCGCGCCGGTTCAATCCCGGTCCGACGGACGTCGTCCTGGGGTTGTCCGCGTTGAGCTTCGACCTGTCCGTGTGGGACATCTTCGGCGGCCTGTCCGCCGGCGCGCGACTGGTCCTGCCCGAACGCGGCTCGGAGGCCGATCCCGAGCACTGGCTGCGCACGATCGAGACCGAGGGCGTCACGGTCTGGAACTCCGCGCCTGCCCTGGCCGAGATGCTCGTCGACTACGCGGAATCGGATCCCGAGCGCGCGCGCACCGCGCTGGGCTCGCTCAGGCTGGTCATGATGTCCGGTGACTGGATCCCGGTGACGCTGCCGGATCGACTCCGCGCCCTCGCCCCGCATGCCGTCGTCGTGAGTCTCGGCGGGGCGACGGAGGCCTCCATCTGGTCGGTTCACCACGTCATCGGCGACGTCCATCCGCAGTGGCCATCGATTCCCTACGGCACGGCGCTGGACGGGCAGTGGTTCCGCATTCTCGACGGCCCGGACGGGGAGCCGGTCCCGATCGGAGTCGCGGGCGAGTTGTTCATCGGCGGCGACGGCGTGGCGCGCGGGTATCTGGGCGACGAGGAACAGACCGCGGAGCGGTTCCGGGTCCACCCCGTCTACGGCGAACGCCTCTATCGCACCGGCGACGAGGGGATGTGGTTGCCCGACGGGACGATCCGGTTCCTCGGTCGCGTCGACCGACAGGTCAAGATCAACGGCTATCGCGTGGAGCTCGGAGAGATCGACGCAGCACTCACGCGCCTCGACGGGGTGCGTGCGGGAGTCTGTAGTGCGGTCGACGGCCCCGGCGGTGGCAAACGCCTGGTCGGGCATGTCGCGCTCACCCCGCAGTCCGGACTCGACCAGCGTGCGATTCGCGCCGCCCTCCGGGAGGCGCTTCCGGCGTACATGGTTCCTACCGCTGTCCTGATCCACCGGGAGCTACCGGTCACAGCGAACGGCAAGATCGACCACAAAGCGCTTCCGGACCCCTTCGCGAGTGCCTCGTCGTACTCTGCCGCGTCGAGCCCAGCACCGTCGAGTCCCGCCTCGTCGACCCTGGACTCGTCGCCCCCCGCCTCGTCGACCCCAGCACCGGCGACGTCCGCGCAGGCCGAACCCGCGGCGTCTCGGCCGGAGGCGCTCGCAAGTGGTTCGGCAGGCTTGGCACCCGAGCTGGCCGCAGTGGTCCCGGACGGTGTGGATCCGGCGCTCGAACCGCTGGCTGCCGGTCTGGACTCGCTCGCCGTGGTGCGCATAGCGAATCTCGTCGAGGACCTCACCGGCTCCCGGCCGGATCTCGAGGAACTCCTGGCGACACCGTTAAACCGGATCCTCCGCGACGACCCGGTCCCCGAGCCCGCGATCCAGTCCGATCAAGATGCCGCGGACCTTCCGGCCGCCTCCACGCCGGCCCCGCCCGGCCACGCGCCGCAGGTCCCGGCCCTCCCCGCGCCGCCGGCCCCGCACGATTCGGGCACGGACCTTCTCGATGTGGCCCGTGCCGGCTCCGGTGTGGAGGTGACGATCGCCGCTGGAGACGGCCCACTCGGATCACAGCTGCTCGCGGCCGGTCGGTGGCTGAGCCGGATCGAGCAGGCCGCAGCCGAGGAGGGCCTGGAGGCGGAGGCCACGGCCGGTGGGCCAGACCACCTCGTCGTGCTGCGCCTCGGCCGGAGGACCGCACCGCCGTCGGACCGCGCATCCCGCCCCTCAGGCCCAGCTCAGACGCTCACGCCCGAGCCCGCCATCGCGGAGCCCCCTGAAACGGTGGCCACGAGCGCCCCTCTGACAGAGATGCAGGTGGCCTATCTCGTCGGCCGTGCGGACCCGTGGTTGGGCCGCCCGGTCGCGCCGCGCTATCGGACCGAGGTCGAGGTGGGCGGTCTCGACGTCCCGGCGCTCGAGCGGGCGTTGGACACGATCGTCGATGCCCACCCCATGCTGTCGGCGCGAGTCGACGACAACGGCCGGCAGGTCCTCGACACCGCGGCCCGGCCGCGACTGCAAATCGAGGACCTGAGCGTGGCGACGGACGCCGAGGTGCGCGCCGAGCGTGAACGCCGCCGAGCAGAGGAGATGTCCCGGATCCACGACCCCCAGAGCGGGCGGCCCTGGCTCGAGCTCCGTGCGGTGCGGTTACCGGCGCCCGCCGCGGAGGTCTCCCGATGGATGGTCGTGCTGATTCTCGACATGCTGTTCTGCGACGTCCGTGGAGCGGAGATCATCGCCCGTGACCTGACCGCGGCGTACCGGGGCGACCCCGTCGACCGACCCCAGGGTGCATTCCTCAGCTGGGCTGAGGCCCGAGCCGGGGCGGCGCAGGGGGACTCGGCGCTGCCGGATTCGTCGCAGGCGGGGGCACCGAGGCCGCGCGTCCTCCTGCCGGTCCGCCCGCCCGAGAGCTCGCGGTTCACCCGTCGACGCCGCCAGCTCGACCCGCGCACCACCACGGAGTTGATTCGGCGATGTGCAGTCCACCGGGCCACCCTCGACGCGGTCCTCGTCACCGTGTTCGCCGAGCTCCTGGCCACCGATGACGGGCACCGACCCCCGGTCGTGGTGACCGTCCTCGACCGCCCCGCCGAGCATCGGGACGTCGTGGGGGAGTACACCTCGACCGTCGTGCTGGATCCCCCGGAGGGCCGGTCCACGAGCGAGCGTGCCCGCGCCGCGGCGACCCGTCTACTCGAGGGCGTCCGTGATCTCGGACGCGACGGATCCGGCCACGGTAACACCCGGATCCGCGAGCATCTCCGTTCGGGCAGCGGCACCGGCGTGCTCCCCGTGGTCTACTCCTCCGGTCTGACCGGGTGGACGGGCGGACCGGCCGCGTGCGATGCGCTGGCGCAGCTGGGTGAGCCGGTCCACTCGATCAGCTCGACGCCGCAGGTCCTGATCGATCTCCAGAGCTTCCGCGACAGCGACGGTTCGCTGCTGCTCGTCCTCGACGCGGTGGAGGACGCATTCCTCGATGGCGTGCTCGACGCGGTCGCCGATGTTCTGGCCGCGACGGTGACGACGCTGGCCGACGGAGACGACCGCTGGCACGAGCCCGGCTTTCCCTCCACTGCGACGCCAGGAGTACCGCGACGCGATGTCGCCGAACTGGGTCGTCGCCGATCGACGACGATCCGGGGACGTCTCGCGGTCGAGGGGGACGACGGCGACCTGCTGACCGTCGTGCGCGCCACGGTCGCCGAGGTGCTCGGGAGGGCCCCGTCACACGACGAGCTCGACCGGGGCTTCTTCGAACTCGGGATGACGTCGATGGATCTCGTCCGCTTCCGCCGGGTACTCGCCGACCGAGGGCACCGGGTGGAGCTCGCGGAACTCTTCGCCCACCCTGACATCAGATCGCTCGCCGCGGGGATGCAGGCCGCACCAGCCCTGAGCCCCGAACCGATCCGGGAACCCAGCCCGAGCGTGAACCCGGCCCAGAACCCGAACGTGACCCCACACGCCGACCCGGACCGATCCCGGCCCGCCATCCGCCCCGATGCGCACGACCCGCTCGCGCAGGCCCGTGAGCGCGGGCGTCAGCGCCGCCGCATCCGGCAGGAGACCAATTCATGA
- a CDS encoding ABC transporter permease, with amino-acid sequence MTPRRAAARIAQTLLTLAVTVVLAFWLVDALPGDAATASYVTTDAAWLARRRAELGLDLPVAERFAEWLAGMLRGDPGLSVSGTPVVDQIREPLARTGLLLLAAIPVAVVAGLGGGVLAGARAGSRTDRATSLTAAAVLATPEFVLAVILVSVLSVRLGLLPPVSLVPLGGSPLDRPQILVLPALTAGLAVGAWLQRTVRAVVAAEAARPHVRAARLAGIPPLAVLVRHLLPGAAGPIVQLCALAVPGLIGAALVVEVAFGYSGAGSLLVTLIANRDTVPVATLVTVAAGVTAASLLLADLTTGGGPQRWLR; translated from the coding sequence ATGACGCCCAGACGCGCCGCGGCGCGGATCGCCCAGACGCTCCTCACCTTGGCGGTCACCGTCGTGCTGGCGTTCTGGTTGGTCGACGCACTCCCCGGAGATGCCGCCACGGCGTCATACGTCACCACCGACGCCGCCTGGCTCGCCCGGCGACGGGCCGAGCTCGGACTCGACCTCCCGGTGGCCGAGCGCTTTGCCGAGTGGCTGGCGGGGATGCTCCGGGGTGACCCGGGACTCTCGGTCTCGGGCACGCCTGTCGTCGATCAGATCAGGGAGCCCCTGGCTCGAACGGGCCTGCTGTTGCTCGCGGCGATCCCCGTGGCAGTGGTGGCCGGACTCGGCGGCGGGGTGCTCGCCGGTGCCCGCGCCGGGTCCCGTACGGACCGGGCGACCTCACTCACCGCGGCCGCGGTGCTCGCCACCCCGGAGTTCGTCCTCGCCGTGATTCTCGTGTCGGTCCTGTCGGTCCGGCTCGGCCTGCTCCCACCGGTCTCGCTCGTCCCACTGGGCGGGAGCCCACTGGACCGGCCGCAGATCCTCGTGCTCCCGGCGCTCACCGCAGGGTTGGCCGTCGGTGCGTGGCTGCAGCGGACCGTCCGCGCCGTGGTGGCCGCCGAGGCCGCGCGCCCACATGTTCGGGCCGCACGACTGGCCGGGATCCCGCCCCTGGCCGTCCTCGTCCGCCACCTGCTGCCCGGGGCGGCGGGTCCGATCGTCCAACTCTGCGCGCTGGCCGTGCCCGGCCTCATCGGCGCGGCGCTCGTCGTGGAGGTGGCGTTCGGATACTCAGGCGCCGGCAGCCTGCTCGTCACCCTCATCGCCAACCGCGACACCGTCCCGGTCGCCACACTGGTCACCGTGGCCGCCGGCGTCACCGCCGCGTCGCTGCTGCTCGCCGATCTGACCACAGGCGGCGGACCCCAGCGGTGGCTCCGGTGA